In the genome of Cherax quadricarinatus isolate ZL_2023a chromosome 28, ASM3850222v1, whole genome shotgun sequence, the window ACAATTATAACTTTTATTCTTGcctactgcaaaaaaaaaaaaaaaaaaaaaatagactcaACAGTTGCTGGAAAACTCACAATTCCTTTTGTGACAAATAACGTACTGAAGGATAAAGACGATAAAAAACgagctggagagagagaaagaaagaaagagagagagagagagagagagagagagagagagagaggaagataatTAGAATTTGAAAGAAAAAGATGAAGTGTCCTGACCTGAACTGTGGAGGAGGGTGTCCTCCTTCGCTGGTGCAAGACACTTCCAGGCTGTCTCCAGCCACCAGCTGTCCCTTGGAGTGAATCTCCACCCGCGGCGGTCCTGGAGGTCCTGTgagaaagagaagaaggaagaTGGGCGTACAACCTTACAGTATTTTTCTTTGTTTATCTGTTGGCTATTTTAATAAAGCAAATTATGTTATTATCGACGTATCAGCCCAATGACGGGAACGTGAACAAAGACAACTAAAGAGACGAACGGTAAGAGAAGACGGACTGACGAATATACAGAGTGGAAACAAGTAGACGCTGGGATTGACCTCCATTACATGCTTCCATTAAACAAGCAAGGGTCGGAACTCACTGATGAGAGTGATGCTGCGGGTGTGAGAGATGGCTTCCACAGCCTCCAGGTGATGAGCCAGGCACACGACCACCATCTGCCTGACCTGACTCGACTTCGCCGCCTCCTGGGTCAGCCGAGATGAGGTTACCCACCCGCCACCTTCATCTTTACTCACTGTCGACGTAGTGGTGTTTACCTGTGCTCCTTCAAGAAcaaattattaattatatcacAGACATACTTAGCAAATTTTTTGCTTACCGAAATTAAGTTtttaatttctatttttttttatttttttttattgggcAAGTTCAGTTGAATTGTTACAGAATCAACATTATCAGGAAAGTTCAGCTGAAATGTGAGGGAATCACAGCCCTGAAAGGAAGATACTTTGACGCTGATTAAGGGTTGTTGATCCTAGGGATTGGAGCTACACTTTCTTTCCTTGGGTTAAAACCGACTTTCTCTCATTTCCTAGGATCCGTATGACCCCCTACGCTTTTAGCGCCGCATCCCCACGAATATACTACAGAGTTATTCTTACTTAGTTTTGTAATACGCTAAGTAACTTAATTTCGTGTTTGGAGATTTCATAAATGTTGCTGGGGTAAAGTCTGTAATATACTACATTGTAAAGTATAATGCCGGAATGTTCATCATTTTTTTTCCCACACGTTACATTGTTTCGGTCCTCTAGCAGTTGCTATACCAACCTGCCACATATAATGGCAATCTCAAGTTCTGGTACCCGCCACCTAGACTTGCTAGTTAGGTTTGAATACTATCGAATGCATGTTGGCCATGAAAACTACAGTTCGCCTATAAACTTTATTTTAATTCTAAAATAAGGCATGACGTAAAATATGGGTACATACGTAAAACAACCACAatggagagttgaatgatagctctaggcattTCGTGTTTCAATCAACACAtattcaggagcttgcaatattaCAGAAATGATCGGGTTTACAGGGTATATTCGTTAAATATACCCTGTGATCATCTCTACTGGTTAGTTTATTAGGTCtaaagcctgtctactacacgatgCATCAGTTAACCTCTATGTCACCTACACATCACCAGTCATGAATACCTTGATCAATTAAGCAAAGATTTATGTAAACTTTTAgcctatatacactgatagatatacATTGACAGATATACagcctctcggtgtatatcaCCTTGACCTCTGATATGCTGGGTTAGTTGgaaactgttttagttgttgtacTGAGGATTAGTTGTGTAATGTTCAAGCCGAGATGTTTTTGGTTAGTTGTGAACCGtcccagccacggtgttgtgaagcAGTAGTGAAGTGTATTCTGAGGTAAATGTTAGAGGGGAGGCGGCAGCTCTCTGATCCTCACCTGTAGTCCATAGAGTTATCAAGACTATACGGCTCTGaatacctgctcctaggctgagggactgactacctcatcttcaAACTCTTCAGTCTCTTGATTTATTTGCCAGCGTTATACtgacaaagccactggttggcgaaacgtctacacaaAACAGATAACCCAGTTCTTGCACTTGTAACTAATactacatcttgtcggtattatgcaCCGTTGATATTATGACACCTACCATCCACAGTCCAGGTGATGGTTGCAGGTGGGTTGGAAGGtgaggtgacacaggtgagagTCAGGTGTTCCCCTGCTGCCACTACCGTAGGTCCGCTCACCCTCACCTGTGCAGGGGCGTCTAGGTGAAGGGGGAAGAGGAACGATACTTGAATTAAATTGGTTAAGGTTGAAACGCGATTCACCTAAGAATACATTAATACCTAAAAAATACACATCTGACATACACACTCctggtgcatatacactgagaaatacacatggctcagtatatatatactaatatacaTCTCTCGGCTTATGTACAAGAAGAGATAAACATTTTAGTATATTCATAGGGAAGCTCTAAccaatttatatataataataaaataaaaaattgcaataaaataataataataataataataataataataataataataatttgactgAATACGTAATTTGGAATCattgtaaattttattttaaCATAAGGGTGAATTTACTGGTAAATTTTTATTGGTAAATTTATATTGGAAGACACATCTGCTTAAAAAAATGACTTTAAACAAGAGAACCGAGGATGGAGGAGGGGAACAACAAATGGTTAAGATGCTTTCCTCCATGGAGGAGAGATCTTCCTCCATGATTGTCCTCCGTGATCCTCCTCTAGGATTAACAGTGAATGGGATCACCATTTTTGACATATGCTTCACTGTTGGTCCTAGATATGACAGCCTTTTTCAGGCGGCGAGATGTTCAATTTATTCAGAGGCACCTGAATGATTTAGGGAGATTGGGGCTATGTATTGTGACTAGGTAAACAAGAAACTGAACtgcttggagagagagagagagagagagagagagagagagagagagagagagagagagagagagagagagagagagagagagagagcgtgtccTGTAGAACCACGTCGTGAGAAACAACGCCTCCCATGTGGTGGGTCCAGGACGTGGCAATAGGAAACTTTGGACAAGAATTGTCAACACACTTTCTCGTGCTCGTTAACGTGTCACAAAGACACAGTAAACTGCCTCGttgaaacgagagagagagagagagagagagagagagagagagagagagagagagagagagtccccATCACTCATTGCACTCAGTAACACACGAATTCAGAGTCTCATGAAATACAAACCAAACAAGGCTGTACAAGCGGGGACAACACTCAATagattcaaacacacacacatatatacacacacacattatgtataatatatatatatacatatatatatatatatatatatatatatatatatatatatatatatatatatatatatatatatatatatatatattattattattattatcacactggccgattcccaccaaggcagggtggcccgaaaaagaaaaactttcaccatcattcactccatcactgtcttgccagaagggtgctttacactacagtttttaaactgcaacattaacacccctccttcagagtgcaggcactgtacttcccatctccaggactcaagtccggcctgccggtttccctgaatcccttcataaatgggtcgccctacctcggtgggagacggccgacttgttaaatatatgttaaatatacatatatacatatatatatacatatatatatatatatccatctatatatatatatacatatatatatatatatatatatatatgcatatatatatatatatatatatatatatatatatatatatacagatatatatagatatagatatatatatatatatagatatatatatatatatttatatatatatatatatatatatatatatatatatatatatatatatatatatatatatacatatatatatatatatatacatatatacatatatatatatatatatatatatatatatatatatatatatacatatatacatatatatatatatatatatacatatatatatatatatatatatatatacatatatatatatatacatatatacatatatatatatatatgtataaacagCTAAAAACTGAAGTATGCTAGAAAATGCCCTAACTACTCTGAAGCGTCAAAATAtgaattaataatatatataatcttaAGGActttttcataagatttttttaaaaaatatgtgaaatatcccccccccaaaaaaaaaaaatatagaaaaaggtGTTAAAACATTATTTCATTGCATatgccgtttcccaccgagacaGTCCATTGAGTAAGCGTAGAGCAGAGTTTTACAGTAACCAGTAGAACCAAGGAGAGGGTCAGTATCGGTACTGTGACAGCGTTTAGAGAAATATGTATTCTCATGGTCCAATATTTTAAGCTGGGAGGTAAACATTGTCCTTACATCTAGCGACACTCTGAGACCCTCGCGCTGACCACAGTGTAAATGACGAGAGGACATTTTAGAATGTTGTTGAAGAAATGTACGCAAAGAGAGGACTAAAAAAGTAGAGAAGGGCACCTTGAAGTGTGATGAGAGCAACTTACAATGCACCGTGAGGGTGACATTTGTGGTGAGGGGTCGCGGGAGTAGGTCGCTGGAGACACGACACTCATACACGGCTCCATCTTCAGTACGCGAGGCGGTCACCTGCTGGGTGACGCTCACTCCTTTGGTCTTCTTGCCTCGCTTGCTGGTGGCTTTGGACTTGAGGTGCACGCTCTTCCTGCTCTTGCTCTTGGCCGTGTGGTTGAGGGGAAGGCCATACCAGTACCAGGTGACCCAGGGGCGTGGGTTGCCGCCTGCCACACGGCAGGTGAGACTTCGACGTTCCCCGGCGCGAAGTACTTCACCTGTCTTGTAGCCATGGATGACTGGCCGCCCGGGCGGGTCTGGCGAGGGACGGACTCATTGTGTTAATGGTCAAGGGAGAAAACAGAATACACATGATTCTCTCGGGAACgtgatatatacacacacatgcaatacTTCAGGGAacgtagtacacacacacacacacatacacatacacacataccctAGTgccgaccagtgaagaagcggggccaagagttgtgaatcaacccctgcacccatgaataggtaagtacaaataggaaagtatacacatacgtacacacatagTGCTGTAATACACGTAGTATGCatacaagtatacatacacataatGCTCCAGTCACACAGTGTCTTCATATATCTACTTTTTGCCTATAGAACTGCCTATGTATGCGTggctgtctgtatctctgtacATATCTGTGTTTCTCGTCTGTGTCCGTACGTGTCTATCGACTATTCTGGCCACTGTAACCTATTTATCTTATCTTTGTTTATGTCCGTCTTTGGCTGTTTTTCCTATTTACATCTACGATCTCAGTAAATGGCAATATTTATACTTCCCTCCTGTCCGTGTTTGCTTGTCTTTGGCTGTCACTCTCTCCTCTATCTTCGTTTACTGTCTCCATCTTTTgtctgttactagtgtgtgtaacTCCCTGGTCTGTCTAttgtgtctgtctatctgtccaaGAGCTTCTGTCATAAAATTTCTTAAAACATATTATtactaaaaaaatattaatatcttACGTAAAGATAAAAATTAAATCCCTTTTGGTCCATCGTCTAAAAAAATAACATAACATAAATAACAAGTGTCAACTCAGACGTAATTTAGTCACCGCCAGAAGGTAAAGAAAACGAAGGGTGCTATAGAAAACGGGGAATGCTGATGGAAGTGGGAAATTAGTGAGGCAGCCCAAGGAGGGGATAACTATCCTAAATCAACAAGGGGAAACGAGACAAGGTGTACAAGGGGAGATGGGGcgtgaaggagggaggaaggagaggccgaggagggaggagaggagagagagggaaggagagtgaaagaacgagacgagagagagagagaagtgagagcgaggagtgagagtgaaggaggggaggagaggagacagGAGTGGGAAAGCGAGAGAAAGAGGACATGGCTCTCTATCATTACTCCtctgaaaagagagagagagagagagagagagagagagagagagagagagagagagagagagagagagagagagagagagagagagaagggttaaTGAGGGCGAACAGTATCTGGAGCAGTATTATCGGGAAGGTCGTGGAGGTGAGAAGGATGGCTCAATGTTGGCCAGAATGGTcttggtgtggtgagggtgagagagagggcgagagggagggaagggaagagggaagaCGAGAGGGCATGGGAGAGGAGGAAAATGAGAGGCGAGGCGAGTTGGAGGGCGAGAAGGAGGgcgagagggaaggtgagagggagggcgAGAGGAAAGGCGCTGTACACCACTCGGTGTAGAGCGTCACTTGGGGGAATCTTGCCAGATATCCCTGACgggcgtgggttcgaatcctgctgactgcattctccctctctctgtctctctctatatatatatatatatatatatatatatatatatatatatatatatatatatatatatatatatatatatatatatatatatatatatatatatatatatatatatatatatatatatatatataaccacttGGGGAGTTGAATGATGGCTTTAGCTctcgtattgcaatcaacacatcattaggGGATTGCAATGCTGTAGAAATGAGTAGGACGTCCAGGCAGATTCGTTCAGGGAAACTATCTATCCGTCACATTTCGAGATCTGATATATAATGCTATTGTAATGCCTGGAGGAAAGAAACTGACTGGCGAAACATCTAAATAAATATGTTAGTTATTACGCTGCATATTATGTCTTTTTTACCTAGTTGTTCATCACCATTCGTTgctgtgcgagagagagagagagagagagagagagagggagagagagagagagagagagagagagagagagagatcaaggtAAAATAATGCATATATCATACAATAGTCGTCCAACTAATCGGGAGAAGAGATGTTATACTTCACATTTTCAGTGTTTAAATCCTTTCCGCCAGACGAGGATCATTAAATGTAATCTGCTCACATCTTCAGATCATTTTCATCATTAAAATACGCAGTaaactctcagtgcatatacactaagagacacaCACATCTCTTGTGCATATAGTCTGTGAATCTATCAGATCCTTAACCAAAACACAGTGATCATATACTACATATATTTATCCACCAATCATTGTCTCTGTTTAAACAATATTTTCGTGGTTACAACTAGTCTTTCACAACCAAGGTGTCCCGCAGCCCGAATGGTAGCTCACTCAACTTACACATTaaggtccgtggtttgatccccggtacggatgaaaatgttaggacgtgtttccttaagacacctgctgtccctgttcacctagcagtaaaaatatgtacttgggtgttagccgactggtgtggatcgcatcttggggacaaaattgacctaattttcccgaaatgctctgcataacaaggggttttctggaTAGTAGCATGTTAACTAGGCCTGTatatgttgtacatgtacttgcataaataaatattattatttactattCTGAAGAGCTGCCACATCCCTCCATCGGGCCGGATGCGTCTCAACTTCCGTGTAACCAACTGCACCTGGGTGttgtgttagccgactgttgtgggtcgcatcctggattaaaggaccccaaatggaaataagccaaACAGGcatcgatgatgcactgacttaaTTGGGATATCCAGGattactaaccctctgggttaataatTCGAAAGAAaactttcttaaaaaaaaatcttgatatCGTTTTAATAGTTAAGAATGAATCCGAGtgataagtcactgacttttataCATATGTTACTGTGTAAGGTAATTGTGATCATCCAAAATTGTGTAAAATTCTACGTAAATAAGCTTAGTTACTTATTTAAAGAAGAAGAAAACAAGAAGGAAAATATTGAGAGAAAGCTGGACTCACGGAGAACTGAGAGGGTAACTGTGGCGGCCAGCGGTGAGGTAGTGGAGTCCTTCAAGGCAGGATGCTGAGTCCTGCACGAATACTCCTCCCCGTCGTCCTCTTGCTTTGACGTCAGCACGAGACGACTCAACAGACTCACTAGCCGTCGCATGGTGGTGGAAGGCTGGACCACATCCATCTGTTGCTCTGGGATAAGGAACATAGCACAacagatggtgatggtgttggtaaagATGGTGGTGATGCCAGAGACTAAGGGCAGGAAAGATGCTCTCAAATACCGTGCTTGAATCTTTAATTTCTCATTTCTTCTACTTGATTGTATTGGGTTTTTTAAAGGTCAGTTTTACATTATTACCATAACAAATCAGCGTAAAGGAGTAATATTAAATATGAGGCCTTAATAAATATTACTTACATTACTATCTGTTTTGTAGTGACGATTTTATATGTAAGTGAATTAGAAGGTCTGCCATGGGTAACTTACTAAAGTCTATCCTGTGGTCTTCTCGGTACCAGGTGACATTAGGTGCTGGTCTGGCGTCTGCCACTAAGCACTCCAGCTGAAGCTTGTCACCTGCtgccacctcaaccacctcccCCTCGCTCCTCCCTAAGAGGGTGATGCTTCTAGGTGGCACTGCGGAAAAAACAGAAGCTAGGTGAGTGGCTGGGGAAAGTTAGTCCTggtaggggggagagggagagagagagagagagagagagagagagagagagagagagagagagagagaaatataaagATATAAAACCCCCTCAAAACTAAAATCCTTGGCCACACTCGTAACTGTGTACAAGTGTAACAGCTAGGTGGCTGCAGCTCTACACTACATAATAAATCTTCCGCACATTCCTTGATTATTTCTTAACCAAGACTAGATGTAATTTTGGACGCAgcgcgatccgagaaaggtattgcataaccccagtctccAGTTATGGCATGGATTCCAACGGTTTCAGTTTCTTTTAAAACTAACTACATCGCATTTTTCCGCACACAAACATAACTTAATAATCATTATCCTGTGACGCTCCAGACACTACATACTGAAGCCTTTTAGAAGAGGTAAACCCAGATTTATTTAATGctatttaaaattattataatcaaaaagaagcgctaaaccacaagggctatacagcatgatATTTAAAAGAAATGAAAATTTCGCAGTATTTTGCATACTTGAATCTCAGTCGTCGTCGATTTAAGAGTCGCCTGTTTTTAAATGTTGGAAATTCCTCCACTCAGGGCTTCGGAAATTATCCCAGctcttccaggatgctgggaatgggtttaGTAACTTTGGTCACTGGACAACTGCACATGAAAAGTTGTTCTCAGAATATTGCACTAGTTACCGAGCACAAGCGttcaaaatttgaagccgattggttGAAGCGTTCTCGAGTAACGAGTGAAATAAAAGTAGGAGGAAGGGGGGAAAAATTAGGCAGCCGCTCAAGCTTCCCCCTTCTGGGATACCTAACAAAATCGATGCCCTGTCAATTATCGCTAAACTAAAACCCAAATATAAactgttgaatttttttttacgacgtcaataaacaaaaaaatatgTTCATTATTTTTTTGTCCACTTAATCGACACTATCACATTGATGTAAATGAATGGAACAGTTAACGTCAATGAATCACGCCAGCCAATAACAGTGTTGAAATATTACGCTCGGTAAACCTGGTGGAATAAATGACGTTGTCACTGTCAGGGTATGAATATTGATCATTATATGCACGGGGGAAATATTGAGCCTGTAAGGGGTCGCAGAGCTTTGAGAACCAGAGGTACTGACGCCTTGATCACGAGTCCTTCAACAGCATCAACTCGAGTCCTCCTGAATAACAAATCAcattttaacatattttcaaGATATCTGAGGGGACTTACGTAGTTAAGAGGAGAGACTAAAGAAATCGACCTAATGACTAAGACAGGGGGCGCTAgtggagacatgattacgatgtACAAGATACTTAAGGATTTGACAGAGCAGAGAGGCGCAAACTTTTTGAAATGTGAGGCACAGGAAGGAGGGATCATAGATGGAATCCAAACAACTCAGTTGAGCGATTGGAATGTAAGAAAATGCTTTAGATTTCAAGCTGGTAAATTGTTGGAATGAGGTAGATGAGGCAATAGTAAGAATGTTATGATAAGGTTAATGAGATGAAAAACTAATACAATCAAAGATTGTAATTAAGGAGACAAGGGCTcttaaattacacacacacacacacacacacacacacacacacacacacacacacacacacacacacacaccaggcacatctcctgaagtgcacatcaaccaaataactgctgcagcatatgggcgcctagcaaacctcagaacagcattccgacatcttaataaggaatcattcaggaccctgtacaccgtgtacgttaggcccatattggagtatgcggcaccagtttggaacccacacctagccaagcatgtaaagaaactagagaaagtgcaaaggtttgcaacaagactagtcacagagctaagaggtatgtcctacgaggagaggttaagggaaatcagcctgacgacactggaggacaggagagataggggggacatgataacgacatacaaaatactgagaggaattgacaaggtggacaaagacaggatgttccagagattggacacagtaacaagttggaagttgaagttgaatcacagggatgttaggaagtatttcttcagccacagagtagtcagtaagtggaatagcttgggaagcgatgtagtggaggcaggatccatacatagctttaagcagaggtatgataaagctcacggctcagggagagtgacctagtagcgatcagtgaagaggcggggccaggagctcggactcgacccccgcaacctcaactaggcgagtacaactagatgagtacacacacacacacacacacacacacacacacacacacacacacacacacacacacacacacacacacacacacacacacacacacacacacacacacacacacacacacacacacacacacacacacacacagaaacacacacacacacacacacacacacacacacacacacacatacacacacacacacacacacacacacacacacacacacacacatacacacacacacacacacacacacacacacacacacacacacacacacacacacacacacacacacacacacacacacacacacacacacacacacacacacacacacacacacacacacacacacacacacacacacacacacacacacacacacacacacacacacacacacacacacacacacacacacacacacacacacacacacacacacacacacacacacacacacacacacacacacacacacacacacacacacacatacacacacacacacacacacacacacacacacacacacacacacacacacacacacacacacacacacaacacacatacacacacatacacgcacacacacatacacacacacacatccacacacacacacacacacacacacacacacacacacacacacacacacacatacatacacagaaacacacacacacacacacacacacacacacacacacacacacacacacacacacacacatacacacacattttcagagaataggggtactcgaaggtgagaaactgaccaatcaagctgattctcaggacggaaacagtgcggaacaggatcctccaagagaaaccacgattgaaatactcggaagagtacaagagggtgttcctagacagagacagaacaaaatcagaacgacagcagctgaggggagaggacaaaaaaggaaaggagctaggaaaagagacaaggagggaaccagcagaggtctgtcagaggcaggacagaacagcaagggcaagcacacacacaactactctcagaaccatacaacctatcacaccatcccaacacacccctacaatccatacccacagcctccacccaacaccaagctatagaacccctacagtatgccaccaggtgtctcccaccctcacaggcccccaaaccacagtgttggaaaggaaactggaaggtatggtacacaaacgctgatggaataacaaataagtgggaggagtggcaagaaagagtcaaagaagcatcaccggacatcatagctctcacagaaaccaagcttacaggtatgataacagatgccatctttccaacgggataccaaatcctgaggaaagacagagggaacagggggggtggaggagtggcgttgctgatcaaaaatcgctggaattttgatgagctggagagagaagatagcggagaagaaagtgattacttagtgggaacacttcactctggaggtcccaaggtggtaatagcagtgatgtataacccaccacagaacagcaggaggccaaggcaagagtacgacgagagcaatagagcgatggttgacacactagctagagtggccagaagagctcatgcatgcagggcaaagctcctgatcatgggtgactttaaccacaaggagatagattgggagaacttggacccacatgggggccaagatacttggagggctaagatgatggaggtggtactggagaacttcatgtaccaacacgtaagggacactacaagagagagaggagaggatgaaccagcaaggctggacttagtattcaccttcagtagtgcagatatcgaggacatcacatatgaaagacctcttggggccagtgaccatgtggttgtaagcttcgaatacacagtagagctacaagtggagggagaagcaggaaggccaggacgaatgaagccaaactacaagaaaggggactacacaggaatgaggaactacctgaacggggttcagtgggacagagaactggcagggaaaccagttaatgagatgatggaatatgtagcaataaaatgcaaggaggctgaggagaggtttgtacccaagggtaacaggagtaatgaaaaagccaggatgagcccatggtttacccaaaggtgcagggaggcaaaaaccaagtgtgctagggaatggaagaaatatagaaggcaaaggacccaggagaataaggagaacagtcgtagagccagaaatgaatatgcacagataagaagggaggccaaagacaatatgaaagacaatatgaaaatgacatagcagcgaaagccaaatctgacccgaaactgttgtacagccacatcaggaggaaaacaacagtcaaggaccaggtaatcaggctaaggaaggaaggaggagagacaacaggaaatgaccgtgaagtatgtgaagaactcaacaagagattcaaag includes:
- the LOC138853320 gene encoding nephrin-like, with product MAHREDGILAMVFLGPPPRAIMARAPLLTLVLLTAAATFGVVGEVQMFRVRPENVQVLAGDDVFLKCIVENQQGKAQWTKDGFALGFERGVPGYPRYQYAGDASLGEHHLVIKGVTLEDDGEYQCQVGPTTSSLPIWAAANVTVMVPPRSITLLGRSEGEVVEVAAGDKLQLECLVADARPAPNVTWYREDHRIDFKQQMDVVQPSTTMRRLVSLLSRLVLTSKQEDDGEEYSCRTQHPALKDSTTSPLAATVTLSVLHPPGRPVIHGYKTGEVLRAGERRSLTCRVAGGNPRPWVTWYWYGLPLNHTAKSKSRKSVHLKSKATSKRGKKTKGVSVTQQVTASRTEDGAVYECRVSSDLLPRPLTTNVTLTVHYAPAQVRVSGPTVVAAGEHLTLTCVTSPSNPPATITWTVDGAQVNTTTSTVSKDEGGGWVTSSRLTQEAAKSSQVRQMVVVCLAHHLEAVEAISHTRSITLIRPPGPPRVEIHSKGQLVAGDSLEVSCTSEGGHPPPQFRIRKGEDQELPAETHTSENVSRARASFTAAPADNGARVHCEVMNPATSLPLLTDTTITLQFAPWEVLGSANPHSVEAGQVVTLSCETSSSVPVSIVTWHTPAHLLGDPSVRHSSGLYGGIVTRSEVKVKAEAEDNGREVTCKAENGLGVTVSANITFEVLRKCLMDVSSL